In Etheostoma cragini isolate CJK2018 chromosome 19, CSU_Ecrag_1.0, whole genome shotgun sequence, the genomic window TGTGCATCAGCACATGTAAACAGCTGATCAAGATTACATGTGATTCATCACAGAGAAACAGTTGATCAAGATTAGATAAAGTATTCGGGAAGGAAACTTTATCTAAGGGGAAAGGGGATAAGGGGAAAATAACTCACTTTTCTGCTTCTCAGGGAATACATTTAGTATTTTATCCTTTGATTAAAGTTTGGACATTGCAGAATGTAACCTGAGGAAGACAATGTGTTAATTTAGAAACCAGTACATAATCACAGAAGGGAGATTGGAACAAAGATACATTGTCAGTAGTAGgatttcttcttgtttctttgATTTCCTGGCTCTGACGGGCCAGAAATGTCAGCCCAATACTGTAAGTTCCCCTGCTGGGATTGCACAGGGTTGCAGCTCTAGTCTCTTAATTCATAAATCACGTCTCTTAATGGCTAGATGCTGATGTTTGCTGAAGGCACCACAACTAACGGCAGTGCTCTTATCAAATTTAAACCTGGTGAGTATGCACAGTGAGTCCCATCTGGTTTTTCTTGTCTGTACAAATGATGTAGGAATGAGAGGATAAAGGGCGTAGCAGCTGGTTGTTGTGCTAGTGGAAGAATAAtgtttctgtcttctctgtCAGGCGCCTTCCTCCCCGGAGTCCCGGTCCAACCTGTTCTGTTGCGTTACCCCAACAAGCTGGTGAGTTGATCAGCTAGCTTGTAAAAAGAGCTCAACGCTCATCACTTGTTGGAAAATTGCATTCAAATCTTTCCTGGTTCTGTATAAGGTTAGTCACACATGTCCACccttgatttaaataaatacataaataaataaataaactgcacATCCTAAGTGGATTGAGAAGTTATTAAAAGAAGTTAAAAGTTTGAATTGCTTTACAGAATGTTACCCACAATTTCCTCAAGAGAGTTgagtcaaatgtatttatagagcacagttaaaagaaacaggttttaaccaaagtgctttacagagaCGTTTAAATACCAAAGTTACATTTCAATGACAAATATGAATTTAAAGACATTAGAAGTGAACTCTGTCTGCACATTGTTTACTGCTTGCATAAGGAATGAAGTCCatacaaatattaattttaagatcttaaacataatttaaaagcaaaacaataacCAATCCTAAAAAAGGTAATTAGAACAACAAACTGCTTTTTCAAGTTGAGCAACCTGTAATGTATCATAACAAAGCACATACATGGCATGCTTTGtttctgcagtttgttttgacACGCAGCTCATCTTCATTTGTAAAATTCATGTCAAAGCGTGTCTACGAAAAGCTTGTTCACTCCCTATTTAGCCCTGAGCACTCTCATTGGAATGTAAGGGGCTTTCCGCCGAACACTGTATCCCTATTTAGCCCCATTGTACCGAATTTGGTTGCAGGCGCACCAGAGTTTCACTGGGGGTGATCGCAGGCGAGTGCAAAACGAATGGGACTCAATGGAGCTGGACGgctaaatttgtcttttttgcctgattgttgttgagaaatctcagattgtagtttttgcaacTTCAACATGGATAATAGGTTGAAAGTTGAATGAGCGAGTACTTATGTCCTTTGATTTCTTATAGGTTGAGTCGTTGTTGGCCATAACACGCTAGCGTTCTGgtaatgaatgctgattggtcagtgagGGACTGATTACGACCAGAGGATCCCGCTTGATGGCATCCGAAGCGGAGCCAGAATGTCTAAGTGACTATTAAGGGcgtggtctttaaaacattagcataCCTTTTATTAGCATGTGTATTGACAGAGAGAGCCTAACCTGTCCGTTGTGTTGTTGATGCCtcgaaagagaaaaaaggaagtgattCAGAGCTTGCCGTAAAGCTGTATTTCCGGCCGTATGGTGTTTATGACGTCATTGAGATTTTAAGACGTTTTAGAACAAAAAAGCCACTTTTATAAAATCTAACACATAGCAGGGTGTATTGTCTTAGCCTCCccttttaaatgcaacattcatATTACTAGACAAACAATGATATCCTGAGAAAGGTGGATTTTGAGGGGTCCAGCTCCATAGAGTCCCATTCATTCTGCACTCGGCTGTGAGCGCCCCAAATGAAACCGTAACCAGTTCAGAAGCCGGAAGTATGGAGATCGTCACTTTCCCTCGCTCGCAGATCGGTGTGTACACCACACTATGGTACAATTGATCGGGCTGTggttatgtttttaaacatgctgtTATGTTTGTCCAGGCCAGTATTTATGCAAGCTGGTGCCTCTCAGGGTGTGTGATAGGGGGAAAGTGACAAGAATTATACTtgctattaaaaataataataataataactctCGTTCCAGTCTGTTACTAGAGACATCTTTTTTTGGATCGTGTTCACTGATTATTCTTTTTCTGACTCTCCCTCAGAATACTGTCGGCTGGTCGTACAAAGGAACAACCTGGTGGGTTCATCTGTGATCTCCTACCTATCTGTCAGCTTTATGTGGccgtgtttggggggggggaacaccCACTGGATTTCTATATTCTGTTGGCAGGAGGTAGATTAGGCTTGGAAACATCCAAAActactttttaagtttttaactCTCTCAGTTGTAGTATGCTCTTTTTAACcagagtaataaaaaaaaacttttcaagaAATACACTTCATTAAATGTAACAGTAGGGATTCAgcctacacttttttttttttttttttttaagatttgtttgCGCAATTTAGGCCTTTTATTATAtataggacagctaaagacatgggaagggagagagagggggaatgacatctagaagtaaacctctatatagaTACCTATATATCTAAGAAGATGTcgataatttgtttattgtcCTTTAACTACTGTTAGGTGATatgagaatataaaatatatgcgATAGCTTTTTTATTGAATTGGGCCATATGAGAAAAATGCTGCAAATCACTGACTGCTTTATGGtcatattgttgtttttctaaatatgtTTTGCATCAAACTACCATGAAAAGCAAACAGGTTATCCATTAATATTTTCAATAGATTTTCCTGAAAATTATGTGTATCATAATCCAATTACATAACAAGATAGAAAACGTTATCCGTATTGCCCcgcctgtgtctgtgttttttcctctgGTTTTCCAAGTCAAGGGGTCagctaaaaaaatataatggtTATCTATCAACAGACATGAGTATTAGTTTTTAGCATAGCCGTAGTCCCCATGTCAAACCTCAGAGACGGCAGTTACACACACTGACGGTCTTCTCTTTTTCTACCTAATATACAACATTGTCTCTTTGTCCGTTAGGCTTGAGGCACTGTGGCACACAACTTCTCAGTTCTACACCAACAGTACCGTTGAGGTAAGACAGTTTAGATTATTCACCTCACACATCAACTCATCACAGATATAATAATAACGATGCAAATAAAGTTTAGTGTCACATTTTGGGTGTGTTCAATACACTCTTGCATCACTGTAAGATGTAgtaacaggtgcaacaaagcAGCACACTACTTAttgtggaggaggagagatcAGTACTTTTCAGCTTAGTgaaaagttactttttttaaatgtttggctGTGTGAATATTACAACCCACTGTGTGTTTTACTCCTTTACTTGCTGCTGTGACTAACTTTTGTTGTGCTGCAGTTCCTGCCAGTTTACAAGCCTTCCCTGGAGGAGAAGAATGACCCCAACCTATATGCAGACAATGTTCAGAAACTCATGGCCAAGTAAGTAACATAATATGTATGTACGTTATAAGTAACGAATatgatatactgtgtgtgtNNNNNNNNNNNNNNNNNNNNNNNNNNNNNNNNNNNNNNNNNNNNNNNNNNNNNNNNNNNNNNNNNNNNNNNNNNNNNNNNNNNNNNNNNNNNNNNNNNNNggaaaaaggctgcaatgaaacaaagagtgaaaaatttaaaggggtctgaatactttccgtacccactgtatatataactATTACCCAGATACATATATTACTATTGTATGGCAGGTACAGACAGTAAtaatttaagataagataagcctTCATTGATCCTCTGAGGTGATATTTAGATGTTGCAGCACTCCAAGGGCAGAAATAAGTACAGATAAAGAAAAGGtaataacaaataattatacaaaataaaattgaacaataGAAGAAGATTTGCTGACTCACATGAAGAAATATTTGCATGTGAGCTGTCACTTGGTCCcgcacttttttatttattcagcagtTGTCTGTCAGATAGTCTATGTCCTTggcgttccacttccaggattgctccttTGCAACAtaaaattccgccggatgcatgtcttttccatttccttccgctttctttttgCTGGAATTTGAACTTGGGtgggatttatgaggactatttttgactgctccttagatctctttAAGTGATCTAAGGGTTAATTGagacagctagttagactatttatctgtccaatcttgagttttctctcacacaactattttgcagtggGTCTGTgtggagcttagcaccgcccatgacaattctgattgatttaaagaaacagcaacaacacggagcatgtttttctcccattcctgAATACTTTGTAGAGTAGCTAGACCCTCCTTCAAAGGGCTTTGGAAGAGGATCTGGCCAAGTGACACTTACAAATTAAACCTTTCACTTTGTATTAATTTCCTCCAAAACAGACCCAAACTACGGCGATTGAAAACCCATATTTGGTCACTGAGAGTAGTGTACGGAGTACACTATATATTGTGCATGCCATCACATGTCTCTTTTCTGCTGTGCTTTAGGGCCCTCGGAGTGCCAGCTACAGATTATGTGATGGAGGGTCGAGTTCCTGTCAACAAGATTGGTGGTCTCTCTTTGCCGCTGGAGTCACCTGCCTGGGAAACGCTCTCGCTGTTGCACAGAAACGGGTATGAGAAAACGTGTGTTCATGTTGGATGCTGGTCTCAAGGCCATTTTATGGTTGTGCACAGAATCCACGTGTTTTGTGAAAACGGTATATTACTTTGTTTTatcccctcctctcttcttaCCATCTtgccccccatctctctctctctctctgtctctctctctctctgtctctctctctctctctctctctctctctctctctctctctctctcagtctgggAGCACATGAAGTGGAAACAGCACTGAACAGAATGATGGACAGGTGTCAGTCAGGAACTCAGGGCTCAACGGCCAGTGCAGAGGAGCTCGCCTCTATCCTTGGGCTGACAGACAGGCCGACAGCCGTCACCATCTGTGGTCTCTACTCCAAGGTAGAAGCAGTTTTTGTTCCCCTTCTTTAGCATTTTTCACTGGTGTTTACATATGTGTTGTTGTAGATAACTTACAGTTACCACGAGTTTACAttcacgtctctgctgattggtatcacctgtgacacagccaataaacaaaagacacacCCGTCAAACgagtaaaaacaaaaggccTTCACACACAGTTCCATGGAAACATCTCCTTCAAGGCGGTTTTGAGATTGAATGTTCCCCTGGTGAAGCAAAGTAGTAAATGTCCTCTGGAGTTTTATGAGAGCGCATGTTGGATGTTACCACCAGGGGCTTCAACACATAAAACCCTCTTTACCACTCACTCATCCAGTTCAGGAACTACAGAAGACTGGAGAGTAAGCTGTGTTTAAAGAAACTCAGATAAATCTCTACAAATCAGCTGTTttgtgattagttttttttcagagtGAGCAACGCATCACAGTCAATCCTCAGATATTCTACGatttgttttgaagttttttgaGAGCCTCAATAATGTAATGCCTTCTATAATAATATAGAGTATTATAGACCTTCAAAAGATATTCTGTATGCATATGTcatgtcaataaaataaaataaaaaacaatagctCCCTTGTCCTGAGAAACTTTGCAAAGTATCTACTAGAGCAAGCCGTATGATTGCTTGGTCCAAAATGACCTGCTGCATTTTATTAACTAGCCAGTCAGTTTACTACCAGTTTCACTTTCTGCTTGCactgttttgaagaaaaaacaccccaaaaataaAGTCAGTTAAACAAACCTGTGTCCAAAAACGTGTAACactacatgtgtgttttttatttctttcaggATGAAATTGTGGACCTGAGGCAGATCTATTTGACTCTCTCCGCTGTGTCAGGATTTGTCAGCTTTGAGTCACTACTTCACACTGGTTTCACTGTAAGtcctattgtttttattttacagcatttgttttGGACTTGAGATGAAGAATACCTTCACAGTTCAAATCTTTTCAAAATGCTGATGACGGGATGTGTCAAAGACCTCCtcttacttgtttttttttgtttcatagcTAATTGACAGAGAAGGCAGAGGCAGTCTGAGTGCAGGGGAGCTGGCAGACCTCATGGGGGCGCTGCTAGGTTTCCCTCAGCGGCACACTGCAGAGCTTTACACACAGGCCTCCAGTCAGGGCCGGCTCACTGAAGGTGAGGATCTCTAAGTACTGAGTTTAGTAGCTaatagggctgcatgatatgaggaaaatatctaattgggAGATTTTTGATTGATATTGTGATTGCAATATGATTTACGATATTGAAGGGAATGATCatgtttgtatcattattcttatTTGCATTAACTAATATTAAATCTCATAAAATAATTAGAGTTTTATTTTTGCGAGGATCTAcaccaaacaaagatgttttctgtagtctgtaggataggggacatctctgcagcaccacactacttcattcagaatggtttgacacatattttgccacTAACAAATCTCGCGCCCCCCGGTGATTTGGACATTGCACTAGTCCTtattgcgattttgataaaattgcgattaattgttcagccctagtaGATAATAATAGAATAAACAAGCAGCTCAAATGCCTCCAGCAGTGAgcgctgtgtttttttttgtgtgattttagGTTACCGGATCATTTAGTTTATCTttaatgaaatgtgctatataaacaTAATCGCCATGCCTTTTTAAGATCtaggtttgttttgctttacttATATTAGTCAGaacaattaatatttttataggCCACTCAGAAACTGTCAGAGGATTTTCAAAACGACCCAAAACAGCCAGTGTTACATttgaaataagtttttttttttttaatttcttttttacagataTACTAGCCACTAGtataatgtcaaaataaaaaaaaactgctactCATCCTTTTGTAGTCTGTTCTGTTTCTctgaattcttcttcttctgtcagaTTGTTTCAGTCACTTGATGAAACAAAAGGGAAACTGACGTATTTGTGTTTCATCAGGTGATAATTTAGTGTAAATAGAAAAGCGTTAAAATCCTCTGTACATCCGCCTGTTTCCCATAGAAAACCTGATGCGAGTGCTGACGACCCACCCGACCTATCAGAGAGTGGTGAACGAGTGCATGCAGCCCATGGAGGCGCGCTCCCAGCTGGCCAATGGGAAGGCTGTAAACAACAACGGAAACATGCGCAATGGCAACGGATCcctctacaaaaacaaaaagtttgaaTAGGGATttgtttgggtttctgttttttatgaaAGTGAAGTCTGTTGACATCCTTGAATGCAGCAACGGGACATATAAACCAGAATAATCATAGAcaaagtattgtatttttttaagccagtgtgtttggatgtatgaatgtattttttaaatctatattaCTGTAACATTTTACCACAGTCAACCATGCTTCAGAAAATCAAAGAATAACTTAAATTATGACTACAGTGACTTTctgaggtgtgtatgtgtgtgtccttgtatATTTGAGGACTTGAACTTGTGTTCATGTTTACCagtgcacatttttaaaaacccCAAATGAATCTTTTCCAGATGCTGTTAAAAGGCTGTTACTTTTGTCATTTGAAGCCATAAAACGTCttatttatataatgtatatttaatgttttttaaacaggacAATGGTATGTGCAAAAAGAAAACTCTTGTAAATCaaagtttattttatgtaaatacatttttacactttttgtgaatattgtttatatttaacaataaattaaaCTGTGAATTCTTAATGAAGGTTTTGCTGTGTCCTTCTTATCCAGCTgtcctttgtctgtttttttttctttctaatgcACTTATGTGTCCTGTCCAGCTGTTGCTTTTGACATCTGTCCATCCTTAGCCTTCATACTACTTATTGTTGAGGGGGAGCCAGATGTTTTCGTCCCATATTTGTCTCCTTTACCTTTTTCCTTTGCTGTCAAATCCTGCTTTTGGTCTCCATCTGTGTTTGGCTCCACTCTTTTCTGCCACCTTCCTCTTTTCATCGGACTTAAACGGATCATTTCTGTTTCAATCTCAGCCTTGTCCTTATTTACCTTTGTCTCCCTCCGTCTTTCAGCAGCACCACATTCATGCCGGTATCTTTTCATCGGACTCAACATGAGGCTTGGCCGTTCTGCTTCTTCCACATTTACGCTTTCATCTTTCACACCTGCTCTTGGTATGGGGTTAGACGGTTGATGGGTAGCCTTGGCTGCCTTGTTCTTTTGAATTCCTAGCCTATTATGTACTGGCCTTTTTGACACAGTTCGTGACCTTAAGCTGTAAATTGAGTATTTTTTTGAACGAGTATCTCTCTGAAATTTGGTGCTCTGCAGAGAAGATTTGGATATAGAAAGCTTGTCCTCCTTGTTGGTTTTGCAGCCTGTTAAATTTGTGTTATTAGTGTTGTTAGCCTGCTCCCTACTCTCCCCTTTATTTCTcctgtttctgcttttttttgttggactTGGAGCTGGCAGAATCTCTTGTACAGTTGCCTCCTCCTTCACTTTTACTTCCAGTTTGTCCTCATCCCGCATTTCTCTCATAGGGGAGGACTTCACCTGGCTTCTCTCCATTGCTGAGGGCTTGATTTCCCCACTCAGCTGCACTTCTTTCTCATTTGTCATGCTCCAGGTTCTTCTCTTTAAAAAACTAGTCATTTGAATCCTTTGCCTTCCTCCTGAGGACGGTCTCTTCTGTTTTTCATCAACCAGCCTGTTCCTCTCTAGGGTGAATCTAGCTGTTTTCTCAACACTCTTTTTACGTGGTTTCCTcttctctgctttctcttttgTGAATTCAGCACTCAGTCTTGCTTTTTCGATTTTATCCGACAGCCTCTGACTTCGTCTAATGTTTGTTGTTCCCCTGGGATTGGTCttattctctttcttcctttcaaATGTCTTTATCATCCCTTCTTCTTTTGAACCTGTTTGCTTTTGTGTCGCTGCTGTCTCCCTAAGTTCAGAGGATGCCAGGTCTTCAGAAAGTTCCAGTTCTTTGGGTGGCtctactgtttgtttttcaggcaCAGAGTCTGATATATCAACTGGGGGATAACAAGAGTTTGCGTAGGAATCTGCCAAGAGAGGGGAATTAGCTGGCACAGCAACTGCCGCAAGACCAGAGGACTTTGGGTAAATATTTTTGGGGTTACATTTTTCCTCAGGTATTCTTATCTGAGGCAACGGGCAAGGAAGTGTTTTCAAAGTTAGGACCGTCGGAGCCGGAGGGTCAGCTGGATGTGGTGGGCTGACAGTCAACAAATCAGCTCGGAAGCTAGGACGATGATCCGTGGTGACTATCGTACAAGGGTGCTCATTGGACCCTGAAACATCGGAGGTTGAGGGAGATTTAGAGGGTAGAGGTCCTTCCTGAAGCATTTGGGATGCCtcagctgtctgtgtgtctccaaGGCTTGAGGGGGTCATCAAGGCTTCTTCCGACTCATCCCCTGGGGCCGTAGGCACCTCTACCAATGCATCATTGTCTCTTGCCTCCGAATCAGAAGTAAGACCGGGGCCTGGGGAGACATTGGCAAGCACCTGCTGTGGTGAAGTAAGTGAGCCGTTGAGGTTAAGAGGAGTCGTGGCATTAACAGGGTTATTGCATTTTAGTGTGGCATCAGTTGGTAGTGGTTCTTCTGGAAGGAGTGAAGGAAGGAGGGGAGAACCGCTAGACCGACCTTCCTTTGCTCCTTTAGTGCTCAGAGGTGGATTATGTCCATCGGGGTTTGGATTTGTGTCAGACTGTGAGCGCGGAGGATCCAAAATGGAGGATAGAGCGTTTGGGAGTGGTGCAGTTGCCTCGTCACGGGAAGTCCCCGGAGATGTTTCTTCCATTACAGGAGTGACGCTGCTGGAGTCAGCTGGAGATTGATGGGCCATCTTTTGCTGGAAAGCTTCCAAAATCTGTTGatccagagaaaaaaaaaaaaattaaacaaaagatgACTTTATTGCcctttttgtttacaaaaggAAATTGGAACTTTGACTGTGGCTAATAAACTTACTACTAAGTTTTTTTGCaagtaaaaactaaaacgtAACTGCACTGGACAGGCTTATAGGAAAAGTAATCATTTTTAGTAGAAATGTTACAACCTTCTTCTTGTAATGATTTTTATACtctaaaaaattacattatttgCTTACCCCCTAGCACTTGGTCATAACTCTGCAACATCAAGGCAATAAAACTTGAATCTGTTATCTTACCTCCCGTAAAACGAGGTCAATGGGATCTGGATCTGAAGATGGGGGGGGATTCAGGTACTCTGTATTCAGCGTCGACCCCACCTGGAAGATGAAAGCAAGAAATTAAAGGGGTACTACAGCAATTTAGTGTTGCACTTCCGTGAACTTCTGATGGaaaggttttttaaataattgtcaaAATTGAAGCACCAGAGGCCTAGTTACACTAACCTCTTACTCATTAAAGCCACACCCCAAAACAGTGTATCCTacaattcccataatgcaatttGTGTAGGGATTAGAAAAGATTACTTAAtgacaaaagtatttttcaacACACCGGCGATGTGGCGTCATTTAGAGGATCAATATTAGCGTCTGCAGAAGGTTGATGCTCCGAATTTTcattatgttttctttattacaaACGTACAGCAGCTGTCATTGCTGCTTTCCGAAACAACACTGAGGCTTAAATTGAATCGCTCTAATTCTGGATGAACCTTCTTCTCACAAGGCTGCAAAACACAGCATTAACAGTACTTAATATCAAGTTTCATTACCTCTGTCTCTTGTTTTTCCTGTGGAAAAAGGTCCAGAAGCTCTGAGTCTGAGGAAAGCAGGAAATCCAGGTACTCTGCATTCAGTGTCGAACCAgtctgagagaaagagatgggaaCAGATTGAGACACAGAGACTATAAAAACTTTCCTTAGTTTGCCCACAGTGAGCAGTCATTATCATCCAACAGCACAAAATAAACAGGCTAGTGGAACAAAAAGCCAAATATTTGAACAAGATGATCACATtgttgtgataaaaaagtcattttgacactttttgcCTTAAAACCGCTCTGTTGTACTTTGATTCAATGAAAAATAAGCTCATGACATGCTTAAAAAACGCAACAAAAATAATGCTGGGATAATGGTTTTCATATTGTATTAATGCCATTGATAGCGTACCTCTCTGACAAAGTTCTCATCACTGCAAAGTTCGTCCAGATACTCCAGAAATGAGCTGTTTTCTATCTTCAGtttcttctcattttcactgtttttggcCTCCACTGACCGATCCTCTTGGATCTGTGTGTTGTGATGGTGCGTTCGttttacaacacaaacatgacattGCACATTGTAGAGATAAGTTCTCTGATTAAATATTTGCAatttaaacaaagtgacaaaacacataaattaTGGACATTTTTGTAACTATGAAAACATTTGGCAGATTAAAGATGAAATCCATTTTCATAGCTACCCAAAGATATAATTCTGATTTTATGTTGTAATATATAGAAAGGGACCTTGAAGGAGTCCACGACCGCGATGTAGTTCTCCAAGTAGATTCCTGCCAGTGATTCTTCCTGCGAAGATGGTAGAGATCCAGGAGAAACGTTGGCCTTTGGTCTGTTGTCGTCTGTGTTGTCTGCTTTTAGTTTGTAATTGTTGGGTGGATTACTTTTCTGCTCGGCTCCTGGGAGGAAAGAGCAAAAGAGGGGAGAGAATAGGGGACTAAATTGTCAGTTCaaccattttaatttctttaagtGACACATGAGGGTGTGCATTTAGGAACATGAGAAATTTTTAATACTGATGCATCAATGCTCAATGACCCCACCCCATCACTAGTAAACATTGTAAATCATCATTTTATTGTTGGCAGTAAAATAACTTAACTAAAGTTTGAGTTCCCTGAGTAGCTCCTTCACCCTCAGTGCAAGATGGAGCGCTGCTGTAGGTCAGCAGCAGTCAGACTCTTTAATGCAACATCATAATGTAGCACTGCTAGCTGTTTCTGCTATATGAGCCATCACTGGACAATATTCTACactattcatattttttatttatctatcacTGTTTGTTATCCAACTGTGCAGTGTTTCattcagggctgtagtcaagaccacctttgtcaagtccaagacaagtgcaAGACCAGGActtgtcgagtccaagtcaagaccaagtccaaagaagttcaagtccaagacaagaacgagtcaaaaaaggtttgagtccgagtcaagaccgagtccaggacagaaaaaaggtcttgtGCATGACAGTACCGAGACAATacttttgggtttcacttttcCTCCAATATtgttatcaacataataaagaaacctggactcggtcaagactAAAAGCCacatttggcaagaccagtggcagagaccgagacaagtccgagtccaaatacatgcgagtccaagacaagtgcgagaccatagaaaaacggtttTGAGTCcagactcgagtccaagactggacttgagtactacagcTTTGATTTCATTTCTATTCATCTGATCTGTGTTCATATACTGTctgtttatatttaatattttagggtgtttattattgtgtaaatatgtttagttttattaccattattttattattattataactcatttttttcttctatttcttatacttatgttgtattttttctcctttgtctACTTAACGGGTATTTGTGTTGTTACGATGTGTGTAAAGCTGCTTTAACAGAGGaatttccccagtgtgggattGATTAAGGTCTATCTTTTCTTATCTTAtggtttttatcttttaaatggtgatggttattataaagtgttacccttTCATGTCACCACCTTGGCCTTATGAAcccttgacctctgaccttctgACTTGTTCTGCTCTTCAGTCTGCTCTGTCGCCCACATGCTGACCTGCTGAGCCGTTCTCCTCGAGACCCTGGGGTGAAAATGGTGACGGCAGATACAGTAATCAGTGTTTCGACGTCTGAGATCATGTTATCAGCTGAACATCCCTTACCGGTCTGGACTGCAGAGCTGATGGGCGGGCACCGCCTGTGGACACGAGCACCAGCTGGGATGAACCTCAGGCAGGAGGTGCCAAGAATGAGGAGGTGAACATGCGCTGCAGCAGCACTCTGACGGGCTGCTGATGGGTACCAAAAAACAGGAACTACAACCAGGGGTGACTATGACCTCCGGGAATCCAGGTTGGAACCTGGCATCATGGGGTA contains:
- the lpcat4 gene encoding lysophospholipid acyltransferase LPCAT4, with translation MERNECHSATHEYPHPFLCQVKLTTAQRIRGIILGSILFPLRVTLAALLFIIMWPFARLRLAGLSDEERSRPIKGWRLWLLHPILWSLSRAAFMTLGFLRIRVKGRRADLKEAPVLVVAPHSSFLDMLVLLPTQLATVVSRSENTSLPVIGALLEFNQAVLVSRKDPESRKKAVTQVTERLTSNGYWPQMLMFAEGTTTNGSALIKFKPGAFLPGVPVQPVLLRYPNKLNTVGWSYKGTTWLEALWHTTSQFYTNSTVEFLPVYKPSLEEKNDPNLYADNVQKLMAKALGVPATDYVMEGRVPVNKIGGLSLPLESPAWETLSLLHRNGLGAHEVETALNRMMDRCQSGTQGSTASAEELASILGLTDRPTAVTICGLYSKDEIVDLRQIYLTLSAVSGFVSFESLLHTGFTLIDREGRGSLSAGELADLMGALLGFPQRHTAELYTQASSQGRLTEENLMRVLTTHPTYQRVVNECMQPMEARSQLANGKAVNNNGNMRNGNGSLYKNKKFE
- the LOC117935209 gene encoding uncharacterized protein LOC117935209; the encoded protein is MQRETMEPTFSLPEIFLSDREEPASTQSGSPTFSNFSSYYHQLVPAPQEEPDIHRLSEPSFQTSCGGQFCPPEPYLVRGEPVLLSTPAVADMLQRGANPDHRADTLYWTQRESNQQFVHHLIPSHIQPQAQDCPSSFNVPHGVCPSHHNLQTLPHDARFQPGFPEVIVTPGCSSCFLVPISSPSECCCSACSPPHSWHLLPEVHPSWCSCPQAVPAHQLCSPDRVSRRTAQQVSMWATEQTEEQNKSEGAEQKSNPPNNYKLKADNTDDNRPKANVSPGSLPSSQEESLAGIYLENYIAVVDSFKIQEDRSVEAKNSENEKKLKIENSSFLEYLDELCSDENFVRETGSTLNAEYLDFLLSSDSELLDLFPQEKQETEVGSTLNTEYLNPPPSSDPDPIDLVLREILEAFQQKMAHQSPADSSSVTPVMEETSPGTSRDEATAPLPNALSSILDPPRSQSDTNPNPDGHNPPLSTKGAKEGRSSGSPLLPSLLPEEPLPTDATLKCNNPVNATTPLNLNGSLTSPQQVLANVSPGPGLTSDSEARDNDALVEVPTAPGDESEEALMTPSSLGDTQTAEASQMLQEGPLPSKSPSTSDVSGSNEHPCTIVTTDHRPSFRADLLTVSPPHPADPPAPTVLTLKTLPCPLPQIRIPEEKCNPKNIYPKSSGLAAVAVPANSPLLADSYANSCYPPVDISDSVPEKQTVEPPKELELSEDLASSELRETAATQKQTGSKEEGMIKTFERKKENKTNPRGTTNIRRSQRLSDKIEKARLSAEFTKEKAEKRKPRKKSVEKTARFTLERNRLVDEKQKRPSSGGRQRIQMTSFLKRRTWSMTNEKEVQLSGEIKPSAMERSQVKSSPMREMRDEDKLEVKVKEEATVQEILPAPSPTKKSRNRRNKGESREQANNTNNTNLTGCKTNKEDKLSISKSSLQSTKFQRDTRSKKYSIYSLRSRTVSKRPVHNRLGIQKNKAAKATHQPSNPIPRAGVKDESVNVEEAERPSLMLSPMKRYRHECGAAERRRETKVNKDKAEIETEMIRLSPMKRGRWQKRVEPNTDGDQKQDLTAKEKGKGDKYGTKTSGSPSTISSMKAKDGQMSKATAGQDT